The Aquitalea magnusonii region TACTGTGCTGCACATCCGTCCGGGCGAGGTGTTGCGGCTGGACCACGCCTTTGCCGAGGCCGAGCATGGCTGGCTGATCATTGCCGCCCGGCATCAGGGCGCGCGCGATCAGGCCTATCACAACCGCTTCCAGGCCATTCCGGCCGACCGCATCTGGCGACCGGCATTGCTGCCCAAGCCGCGCATCTACGGCACCTTGCCCGCCATGGTGGTGAGTCCGGGCGATAACAGCTATCGCTATCCCTTTCTGGATGAGCTGGGCCGCTACCGGGTACGTTTTCTGTTTGATCTGGACCGCTGGAGCCCCGGCGGTGACTCGCGCCCGGTGCGGCTGGCCAAGCCGTTTGCCGGCGGCGGCTTTGGCTTTCACCTGCCCTTGCATGCCGGTACCCGCGTCAATCTGGGTTTTGATGATGGCGACCCGGACCACCCCTATATTGCCTCGGTGCTGCACGACAGCAGCAAGCCGGATCACATCGACAGCGGCTGGCACACCCGCAACGTCATCCTCACCCGTTCCCACAACAAGCTGCGCATGGAGGATTTGCAGGGCAAGGAGCATATCAAGCTGGCCACCGAATACGGCAAGACCCAGCTCAACCTCGGCCACCTGGTGGATGCCCAACGCCAGCCGCGCGGCGCAGGGTTTGAGTTGCGCAGCGACCAGTGGGGGGCCATCCGCGCGGGTAAGGGGCTGTTGCTGTCCGCCTATTCACAGCGCAAAGCCAGTGGCCTGCAAACCGACCTGAATGAAACCTACCAGACACTGGACGACGCCAACCAGAACGTCCGTGCCATGAGTCTTGCAGCCAAAACAGCCAATGCAGAAGAGTTGGACTGGCAAGCACAACACCAGTTGTTACAGCAGCAAATCAAACAATTGCAAGACGCGGTACTGGTGGCCACCTCCCCTGCCGGGATGGCGCTATCTACATCCGGCCCCATGCATCTGAATACAGGGAAAAGCCTGGCGATCAGTAGTAGTGGAAATACGGCAATAACGGTCATGAAAAAACTGACAGTCAATGTCAGTGAAATCATCAGCCTGTTTGCCCTGAAAGCAGGCATCAAATTATTCGCCAATAAGGGTCCCGTACAAATTCAGGCGCAGTCCGATGCATTACAACTGGCATCCATGGGGGAACTCAATATCAGCAGCTCCAATGGCAAGGTCGTCATCAATGCCAAAGAAATCATGCTGGCTGCTGGCGGCAGTTGGATCAGCATTGGCAGTGAAGGACTAAAACTGGGTAGCGGAGCAGGACCAATCACCCACTTTGGCGACTTCAGCATCACCAGTCCGCAGGCCAAATCCATTCCGCTTCCGTCCTTTACCAAGGTGAATTGCAAGTCTTGCCTGGAGCGCGCTTTCAAAGAAGGACAAGTACTTACTGGAGGACATAGCTAATGTTGCATGTACAAAAAACCAAATCGCATACAACAGCAGAATGGCTAGATGAATTGCTCACCCAAGTACGGCAAGAAAAGCAAAACCAGCTATTTGCCATGATTGATCTGGCAGATGATAAGAATTTTATTCTGCAAACCATTCGATACCATTCCACAGAACCAGCCCATCGTCTGTTGCTGGACAATACGGCTCACCAGTCTGTAGCCGAATCCGGGCCGGTATTAATTGCCATCAACACGGAGCAACAACCACAAGTAAAACTATTACTGGAATTAATGCAAATTATAGAAAATGAACCACGTCTCATTTTCCTCATCGCACAAGCACATATCAATCTGGATCAACTTACTCAACGTTTAACACAAGCCACACAAGTGGAACTGGAGGATGGCCTGCTACCCATGATATTTCGTTTTTACGATCCACGCTGTTTACATATAGCACTCAGCAATTTATCCCCTGCCGAATTCAAATTTCTCTTTGAACCCATTCACGCCATTCACTGGCAAGACCGGGATGGCATTTCCAGTCGGATAAACCGCCCAACTGAGTTCTCCTCTTTGCCGGACTGGCCTCATCAGGTACTACACCTGAGCGATGGTAGCGTACAAGCATTGAGCGCCTGGCAGCAGGCCGAAAAATGGCAACAAACCCATGAAGCCACCCCTGATAAATTTGGCCTGGATAATAAAGAAGCCATGATGCAACTCCTCTATCAAATGCAACTACTGGCCGATGAGGAAAATCTGCTTTCCGAACCAGAGCGCAATGCCTTTATTGATGAAAAACTGCAAAACACAGGAAAAACAAACAACCACCTCAAGGGTAATTAACCCCAGCCATTACCAAATAAACCTCCGCTAAACCACACAGGAAGCACACCATGTCAACCACACTCCGTCACAGCGCAATCGCCATTGTAATGCTAAGCAGCATTCTCTGCACTTCGGCAACAAGTCATGCCGACACATTAAAATCGGAAAAAATATATTTTTCAAATGAAAGCATTGATAAACTAAAAGACTGGATAAACAGTAACAAACCAATCAGCAAGGAAATAAAAATAGGCAATTTCAATATTCCACTCCCACCGGGAGAATGGAAGCCACTGCCTGGCGGACTGGATACTGGATCTTTTATCGTCAGTAAAAATCAGATTGGCATTGAACTATACACCTCATCAAACAATTTAGAACAAATGCCAGACTACATGCTAAGCATTACGATGAGTCAAAGCATACCCTTTACCTACCTGCCAAAGATATGCGAAAAAAATTACACAGGAAAATCAGAGGAAGAAATTACAAACAACAACAAAGCAATACCCAGTCTCGACTGCAATACGTTCGAGACGAAATATGCCTTTGACACCCCCATACTTGCCTCTATCCAACTTTACTCGAAAGAAAATAACAACATCTCCATTACTTACATCCGAGCAATCAATAAAAACAACTCATCAACCGAAAATTTCAAAGACAAGGAGAAAAGAGAAACAGAAGAATTTAAGAAGCTATCAAACAACTACTTGAAAATTTTAAATAAAAACCTTGCACCACTTTTCAAGTAAGCAGGGCTCACTATTTTAAACGGTAAAAGAATGGCGTTGTACCCGGCAAAACGGTGCAACGCAGCCACATTTTTTAGCTGGGCTTCCATCTTAAAAATAAACAGGCAAACAACTGGAGCCTTACAAGTGCAGAAACAGTCATGTCCGAAAGCACAATAAACCTGGAACACGCCCAACTGGGATGATCAGTTGGATGCCTTCCCCGGTGCTGCCCAGCAACTGCGCGATATGCGCCATTGGCGGCGACAGCTCTGGTGGCACGGCATCCGCTGGCTTAAACGCGCGCTGCTCTGCCTGCTGCTGCCCTGGCTGGCGGCTTGCTCCAGCCTGGCCGGGCCGGGTGGCGGGCTAATTGGCGTGCCTACCCATTTGTATGACTTCAACCCGCATATCTACACCGTCAAATCCGTCACGTTTGAGTTTCTGGGTGTAGCCGGGGTGTCCGGCGGCGAGGAGTGCTGCGCCACGCTGCCACGCACCTGGCGTCCCGGCCTGATGGCCACCGTGCGCTGGGTGGAGGATCCCAATCCTTGCCTGGGGTGCGCACCCAATATGGATAAAGAAAGAAGCAAATTTCTTGAATATGTGAAAAAGAAAGAAGCCAGCTACCAGCACTACAGCGCGCAGGTGGAGATTCCGCCGTACCAGGATACCTATGGCATCAATCTGGCTTTCTTGCCCTGCCATCAGGTCAGGCTGGTGATTGATAGCAAACAGGTTTTTCCCACATTGGCCAAGTGGAGAGCCGAAGCCAAACAACTGGAGGGTCAGTCATGTCCGAAAGCACAATAAACCTGGAGCACGCCCAACTGGCCGCCCCCTGGGATGAGCAGTTGGATGCCTTCCCCAGTGATGCCCAGGAATTACGCAACACGCGCTATTTGCAGCAACAGCTCTGGCGGCACGGCATCCGCTGGCTTAAACGCGCGCTGCTCTGCCTGCTGCTGCCCTGGCTGGCAGCGTGCGCCAGCCTGGCCGGGCCGGGTGGCGGGCTGATTGGCGTGCCTACCCATCTGTATGACTTCAACCCGCATATCTACACCGTCATCAGTGCCGAGTTTGAGTTTCTGGGTAAGTCCGCGGTTTTTGCCGGCGAGGTGTGCTGCGCCACGCTGCCACGCACCTGGCGTCCCGGCCTGATGGCCACCGTGCGCTGGGTGGAGGACCCCAATCCTTGCTTGGGGTGCGGCCCGAAGGACGATGAAGCATTTCACCAATACATGAAAAAGATTCGGGCCAGCTACCAGCACTACAGCGCGCAGGTGGAGATTCCACGATATGGCAGTACCTGCGGCCTGAATCTGGTGTTCCTGCCCTGCCATCAGGTACGGCTGGTACTGGATTGCCAACAGAAATATCCACTGATTAATCAATGGGAAGCCGAAGCCAAACAGATGGAGGGTCAGTCATGTCCGAAAGCACAATAAACCTGGAACACGCCCAACTGGCCGCTCCCTGGGATGAGCAGCTGGATGCCTTCCCCAGTGATGCCCAGGAATTACGCAACACGCGCTATGTGCAGCAACAGGAAATGCAGGAGGCCTGCCTGGCCGCGCGCGCCCAGCGCCGCCCGCCCCCTTGCGGGCTGGTGACCAATGTGTCGCTGTTCTTCGATGGCACCAACAACCATATGGAAACCGACCTGCCAAATAATAGCCATTCCAATATCGCCCGCCTGTTTCAGGCCTCCATTCAGGGAAAGCGCGCGGCACGTGATGGCTATTTTTCCTACTATCTGCAAGGGGTGGGCACCCAGTTCAAGGAAATCCATGAAATGAGCTTCTCCGCTGCCGGGCTGAAATACGCCGCGGGCGGACAGATGCGCATTTTGTGGGGGCTGACTCGGCTGATTGATGCGCTGCGCAAATCGAAAAGCCCGGACCCGGATCGCCCGGAAGACTTGCCGGATGATGAGGCCTATCGCATTGCCTGCGACATGGTGAATGGCGAGTTGAATCACTGGGATACCAAGCGGCAGGGGCCGGTGCCGCCCAGCAAGCGCCGCCACCAGGCCATGCGCAATGGCATGGCTTCCATCATCCAGCATCTGGAGCTGCAGCAAGCACCCAAACTGGCTGGTTTGCGGGTGCATGTGTATGGCTTCTCCCGTGGTGCAGCCGAGGCGCGCGCCTTCTTGCACTGGCTGCTGGAACTGTGCGAGTACGGCGAGGATGGCAAGTACCGGCTGTTTGGCGTGCCGGTCAAGGTGCCGTTTGTCGGCCTGTTCGATACCGTGGCCTCGGTGGGGCTGGCCGCCATCCGCCCGCCGGCGCTGGGCCATATGGACTGGGCGGACCATACCATGCCGCTGCCGCAGGCCCCCGGCTTTATCGGCCAGCATGTGCACCTGGTGGCGGCGCACGAGCAGCGCATCTGCTTTCCGCTGGATTCCACCCGCCTGCCGTCCGGCCGCTACCCGGCAGGTAATCTGGGCGAATTTGTCTACCCCGGCGTGCATTCTGATGTCGGCGGTGGCTACGGCCTGCGCGAGCAGGGCCGCTGTGGTGGCGAGGTGGGCATGCAGCTGTCGCAGATTGCCCTGCGCCGCATGTACCTGCTGGCTTTCCGTGCCGCTGCGCCAATGACGGTGCCGAAAGAATTCTACGACACCAGCGAAGGCAAGCTGGCCAGTATCGAAAGCTGGCGCTGGATGCCTAGAGAAGTGCGAGATAATGTTTTTTTTGTATCACCTGAGCTCATTACCCGCTTCAACGCCTGGGCACAACTGCGCGACTGCGCCGAAGACACGCTGGAAAAAATCGTGGTCAAGCAAACCGCGCTGATCACCGCCTGGCGCATCGAACGCTTTGCCGGTGGCCTGGGTGGCAGCGGCGGGGTGCAGCAGGAACAAACCGCCGCCTTCCGCCGTATTCCGCCGGACGATGCCATGCATAACGACTGGGCCAAAACCGCCTGGCGGCAAGCGCAAGCGCATGAACAGGCACAGGACGAACTGGCCGCCGTGATCAACCGCCCCGGCAGCACCATGCGCGATGTACAAAAAGCGCAGGACAAAGTGGCGGCCAACCCGGCCCCGCCCGGCGTGGTGGACCCGCGCAGCGGCCAGGTGGTGCCGGGGCTGAGCGTGCCATCCCCCGCCAAGGACTTCGACCCCAGCATGGACCACTCACAGTTGCGCGAAGCGGCGCTGGAGTTTCGCGAAGACTACCTGCACTGGCGGCGGGTCAACCACCTGTTCAATGAAAAGGGCAAGTGCCTGCCCACCCCGCTGGCCGAGCCGGGCCAGGCCAGCCTGATTGACAGCGACCCGGACTGGAAACGCCCCTGGCATTTGACCTGGACCCTGATTGGCCTGTGGCTGAGCACGCTGTTCTCCCGCCCGATCAACCCGGACCACGAATACGAAGGGGTTTATTTGCTGCGCGAAGGCGAGCAACGCTGGCGTGACGTGGGCAATGGCCAGGGGCTGACCGCCGCGGCCAACCGCGATCTGCTGGCCTTGTTTGACGAGCACATACACGACTCGCGCGCCTGGTTCATGGTGGCAGCCACCGGCAACCGCGAGACAGACGGCAGCTACTTCCGGCTGCGGACCATTCTGTACGACGACATCACCAACAAGCGCTATCTGAACGCCTTGCAAAAAGCGGCGGCAAGCTGCGAACCGCCAGCCAGGGCTCAGGCACAGCCGGCGGAATTGGCCGGGCAGCAAGGGGGTGGTTAATGCACTGCACCATGGAAGCAGCACAGCGGCATGCCAGTACACCTGCTTATGCTGCAGTCCCGCTGGCGGCACCGCCCCGTATCTGGCCCTACCTGTTGCTAAGTGTACTGCTGGTAGCCGGTGATGCCCTGCTCACCTTGTGGTGGTTCAGCCAGGGTACACCGAGCGCAGCGCAACGAGAGCTGTTTTGGTGGTATGCCCTGCTGCCCGGGTGCTTGCTGGCCGGGATAGCGGTATCGCTGCGACTGGCTTGGTATGCCTTGTGGCAACTGTATGCCGCTGTCCAGCAGCACACTCAGGCCAACCACCATGCCTGGTGGCTGAGGTGTCGTCAGGAGAGTGCCAGCGTGTGGGATTCCATGTTATGGGGGCCGGCAT contains the following coding sequences:
- a CDS encoding type VI secretion system Vgr family protein, with product MPNPYQLRFSSHLGLDLSVHHFTLDEALDTPYLLNVTVTSPDPALALASLIHQPVSFTISPPPAQSLPVISGLPAFPANPAAQRVWHGVVCEAWREDSNVQETRYRFAIGPRLRLLAEGATCRLFQNSSVPQVIAAVLQQHGFAASDMRFQLTTPLPTHAHLTQWRESDLQFISRLAAEAGLFYQFVVEEAGKEVLLFGDNLEHYGRGRLLDIPLRAPGGLRQDDRPAIQQWQIHQRSMLHSVRRTDFNYLTADTVLDAEHGLGGPQPAAYGLDYAWGEGGRDAAETARIALLRHQASQARQCVASGSGTVLHIRPGEVLRLDHAFAEAEHGWLIIAARHQGARDQAYHNRFQAIPADRIWRPALLPKPRIYGTLPAMVVSPGDNSYRYPFLDELGRYRVRFLFDLDRWSPGGDSRPVRLAKPFAGGGFGFHLPLHAGTRVNLGFDDGDPDHPYIASVLHDSSKPDHIDSGWHTRNVILTRSHNKLRMEDLQGKEHIKLATEYGKTQLNLGHLVDAQRQPRGAGFELRSDQWGAIRAGKGLLLSAYSQRKASGLQTDLNETYQTLDDANQNVRAMSLAAKTANAEELDWQAQHQLLQQQIKQLQDAVLVATSPAGMALSTSGPMHLNTGKSLAISSSGNTAITVMKKLTVNVSEIISLFALKAGIKLFANKGPVQIQAQSDALQLASMGELNISSSNGKVVINAKEIMLAAGGSWISIGSEGLKLGSGAGPITHFGDFSITSPQAKSIPLPSFTKVNCKSCLERAFKEGQVLTGGHS
- a CDS encoding DUF4123 domain-containing protein; amino-acid sequence: MLHVQKTKSHTTAEWLDELLTQVRQEKQNQLFAMIDLADDKNFILQTIRYHSTEPAHRLLLDNTAHQSVAESGPVLIAINTEQQPQVKLLLELMQIIENEPRLIFLIAQAHINLDQLTQRLTQATQVELEDGLLPMIFRFYDPRCLHIALSNLSPAEFKFLFEPIHAIHWQDRDGISSRINRPTEFSSLPDWPHQVLHLSDGSVQALSAWQQAEKWQQTHEATPDKFGLDNKEAMMQLLYQMQLLADEENLLSEPERNAFIDEKLQNTGKTNNHLKGN
- a CDS encoding DUF3304 domain-containing protein, with protein sequence MDAFPGAAQQLRDMRHWRRQLWWHGIRWLKRALLCLLLPWLAACSSLAGPGGGLIGVPTHLYDFNPHIYTVKSVTFEFLGVAGVSGGEECCATLPRTWRPGLMATVRWVEDPNPCLGCAPNMDKERSKFLEYVKKKEASYQHYSAQVEIPPYQDTYGINLAFLPCHQVRLVIDSKQVFPTLAKWRAEAKQLEGQSCPKAQ
- a CDS encoding DUF3304 domain-containing protein encodes the protein MSESTINLEHAQLAAPWDEQLDAFPSDAQELRNTRYLQQQLWRHGIRWLKRALLCLLLPWLAACASLAGPGGGLIGVPTHLYDFNPHIYTVISAEFEFLGKSAVFAGEVCCATLPRTWRPGLMATVRWVEDPNPCLGCGPKDDEAFHQYMKKIRASYQHYSAQVEIPRYGSTCGLNLVFLPCHQVRLVLDCQQKYPLINQWEAEAKQMEGQSCPKAQ
- a CDS encoding T6SS phospholipase effector Tle1-like catalytic domain-containing protein — translated: MSESTINLEHAQLAAPWDEQLDAFPSDAQELRNTRYVQQQEMQEACLAARAQRRPPPCGLVTNVSLFFDGTNNHMETDLPNNSHSNIARLFQASIQGKRAARDGYFSYYLQGVGTQFKEIHEMSFSAAGLKYAAGGQMRILWGLTRLIDALRKSKSPDPDRPEDLPDDEAYRIACDMVNGELNHWDTKRQGPVPPSKRRHQAMRNGMASIIQHLELQQAPKLAGLRVHVYGFSRGAAEARAFLHWLLELCEYGEDGKYRLFGVPVKVPFVGLFDTVASVGLAAIRPPALGHMDWADHTMPLPQAPGFIGQHVHLVAAHEQRICFPLDSTRLPSGRYPAGNLGEFVYPGVHSDVGGGYGLREQGRCGGEVGMQLSQIALRRMYLLAFRAAAPMTVPKEFYDTSEGKLASIESWRWMPREVRDNVFFVSPELITRFNAWAQLRDCAEDTLEKIVVKQTALITAWRIERFAGGLGGSGGVQQEQTAAFRRIPPDDAMHNDWAKTAWRQAQAHEQAQDELAAVINRPGSTMRDVQKAQDKVAANPAPPGVVDPRSGQVVPGLSVPSPAKDFDPSMDHSQLREAALEFREDYLHWRRVNHLFNEKGKCLPTPLAEPGQASLIDSDPDWKRPWHLTWTLIGLWLSTLFSRPINPDHEYEGVYLLREGEQRWRDVGNGQGLTAAANRDLLALFDEHIHDSRAWFMVAATGNRETDGSYFRLRTILYDDITNKRYLNALQKAAASCEPPARAQAQPAELAGQQGGG